One Bifidobacterium crudilactis genomic region harbors:
- the rpsO gene encoding 30S ribosomal protein S15 — protein MALTTEEKQEIVTKYATHEGDTGSPEVQVALLTKRITDLTEHLKEHKHDHHSRRGLLLMVGDRRRLLDYLKRVDIERYRSLIERLGLRR, from the coding sequence GTGGCACTTACGACCGAAGAAAAGCAAGAGATCGTCACCAAGTATGCGACGCATGAAGGCGACACGGGTTCTCCCGAGGTTCAGGTTGCGTTGCTGACTAAGCGCATCACGGATCTCACCGAGCATCTCAAGGAGCACAAGCACGATCACCACTCACGTCGTGGTCTGCTGCTCATGGTTGGCGATCGTCGTCGTCTGCTTGATTACCTCAAGCGCGTTGACATCGAACGCTACCGCTCGCTGATTGAGCGTCTCGGTTTGCGCCGATAA